Part of the Candidatus Methylomirabilota bacterium genome is shown below.
TCCAGGCGAGCTCCCTGAAGTGATCTCATTCCCTGGAGCCCCCTATTCCTCTGGGCGGAAGTGCCCTCCACCGCCTGCATGAGCGAGAGCAATCTCGACGAGACATTGGGCAGGGGACCCTTGCCTGCCGTGCAGGCTACCAGGAAGATATGTGCCATCATGAGAACCGCACAGGCCGCCACGCGCGCCCTCCCGTCGATCGGTTTCCTCATGGGGCGAGATGATAATTGCTTGGATAGCATGCGGCTTGACAAAGAGAGAGCCTACGCACGCCGTGGAAAAATCTCAATTCGGACGAAAACCGAACCAGCCGCTGCGCCGATCTAACCAGGACCCTTGACGCTATCGAACCCTTCCGGTCATTCTGGCACTGCCTCTCGGCGGGGCAAGGCCCGCCAGGCTGTCGAAGGTTCGGCCAATCTACCCGCTCCTTCACGGGGTGAACTGGAAAGGCTGCACCGCGAGGCTGAGCCGATTCGCGGGTTGGAAGGGATCGGTTCCCGCCGCCACGATGCCCGCTCCCCCCAGACGAAAACTTTCTGCCTTCACCTCCACCACGGGAACCGGGGCCTCCGGGGAAAGCCGCGACACGCTCCCCCAGATATACTCGTCCACCATGATATCTCCGAGGACGAGAAGCTGTTTCCGGGGAAAATGGGTCAAAACCTGTCGATACCGAATAGCTGCACTCCCTGGCGAAGCCTTCCTGACCAATACCGCATAGGCCGGTAGCACGGCCATGGGCATGAAAGTCCGCATCCCCCCTCACCTTCATCCTCTCCCCAAAGGGGAGAGGAGATTTTTTGGGCTCGTGCCCCATCCGTCGAAGCATCATCAACAACAATCAGCTCCTTGCGAAGATCCAACGTAGCCGCCCCGACTTACTGGATGATCTGCGCGGTGGGAGGAAGTAAAACGGCTGTAGTGCTTCCAAGGCCACTGCCGCTAGAGAAGGATTTTTGCACAGAACCACGCACCCCGCGGTGGATGCAATCCGACCGGGACATCTCAGCCTGAGCGTTCGAAGCCGGCCAAGAACCGCCCACAATCTGGCCGTAGAGGTCATAGACATTCCTGCCGACCACATCCCATGTATGGTGCTCTACTACTTTCTTATAGCCTGCCTCTCCTAACCTCTTGGCCAACGCAGGGTTCGAAATCAACCACGCGCTTCTTTCAGCTATCTCCTCGGCACTCGCGCACAGATACCCATCCTCTCCATCCTCGATGACGGAGGCGACTGACTTACAAAAGGCGTTCCCAATTACCGGCTTCTTCCTCATCCAGGCCTCCAGAAACACCATGCCAAAGCTTTCGTATTCTGACGGCAGCAGGAAGACGTCACAGGCATCATAGGCGTTGAGTAGATCGCCCCGAGGAACTTTCCCGAGATAGAGGACGTTAGACGAAAGGATCGGCTTTCTGTCCACATCGTTCCCGACCATGACCAGTTTGACCCGCTCGTCGTCGATGAGATCGATAGCCTCGATGGCTAGGTCGTAGCGCTTGGAAGGTTCCTTCCGACCCACGAACAGGATTATCTTCTTTCCCACCAAACCGTACTTCGCTCGAAAGCACTCCCCAGAGATTCCAGGATCTGTAAAAACCTTATCGTCTACTCCAGGCCCAACTTGGATCGGCTTAGAACCTGGAAAGAGCCGTCTGAAGAGTTCAGCGCTATAAGGAGTCTGGGCTAGGATCGCATCCGCCTTGGAAAAGCACCGGTAATAGGCCCTAAAATGATGGTAAATGTCATCGGGATGGAATAAGGCTAGAATCACAACAGGCTTCTTGAACACCCTGGCGATATGGGTTATCTGCCAGATCATGGCGAAGGGCATGAAGCCCACGAGGAGGACATCGTAGCGTTTGATGGATCGTATGATACGGGCAAGGAGGGGGAAGGAAAAAGGACCACGCCCCAAGAGGCTCAGCCAGTCATAGATGAAGGGACGAGTGACAGCTCGTTGAAAGTAGTAATCTATCAAATTCTTCGAGCCCTTGATCATGATCCCATACCGCCCTTCCTCTCGCTGCCACCGCCTAAACATCAGTCGAGAGATGACATGGCCCATCGCTGCCGGAATCGAGAAGGTAGCAGGAAAACGGTAGATATCGATGTCGTCCGCCTTCTCGAACCCCTCGTCATACTCATTAACCCATTTGAGCGAAAACGCAGAGGTCGGTTCAGCCTTCTTTGACCGGGTCGTCAGTACATCTACCTCAACCCCTACCTCGACCAATTTCTTCGAGAGCATGTACTCGTGGTACTCAGCTCCATGGATTAGATCAGGACCAAAGAAGGGAAAGATGTGCAACGCCCTCATAGGCTTACCAAAAGATGACGGAGGAAACCGCTATCCCCACCGTCCTCCGAAAAGGATCCACAAAACCTCTTTCGGTTACCAGGATCAGCTCGTAAAACCCTCCCTCCAGGTTCAAAGAGCAAACCCGCTCCTCCCACGATGAGGAGGCAGTGAAGGAAACCTCTAACTCTGGCTCGATCTCTCCCAACCGTCGGAGGACGACCTTGACCTCCTGCTGTGCCCATGGAGTGCGAAGCATAATGGAAAAAGACCGAATGGGAGACGTGAAGTGGAAGAAGGCCGAGGCCTGGGGCTCTATCCACCGGTAGCTGATCAGGCCGTCTCTTTCCAAGTCGTACCAGCCGAAATTCAACTGCCAGAGGTCAGTAGTACCATCACTGATCAATCGGCTTCCCGCTCGCCTTAGATCAGGTTGAAAGGCGAGATTATTAGGAACAGGCGGTGGGAAAAAGCGCCAAGAAGGATGAATTAAATGCCAGAAGGAGCCCCTTTTAAACGTAAATCTCAAACGCCATTTCAGAGCAGAAGGAAGGTGGAAAAGGTTCCATGCCCAAGCTTTGACTGGGATGCTCCAACGGAATTTGAGATGATGCAGAAAGTGACAGAATTCTCGAAGAAACCAATAAGGTAGCTGGCTCAGGGGATAATACTTAAGGACTGTTCGGATCCTTGCCTTTTCGCAGAGGTAGATCTTATCCGGAAGGAACTGGTCAGAATGGCCTATATCATGATCCACCCAGGCGTTTGGCGAGACGACTACCCGGAACCCCAGCTTCCAGATCCTGATCCCTAGCTCTGTGTCCTCGTACCATTTGATGGGAAGAGGGTCGAGCGGTCCGCATTGATCCATCACGCTTCTCCGGATCACCATTCCAATTGCCATAGAGTAGAGGACCTCATAAGGGAACTGGGCAAACTCATATGGGGCATTAAAAAAGAAGTCCCCCCCGTAGCCCTGTAAGTTTATCGTCCCTCCTGCTCCATTCAGGATGATCTTCTTTTTGTTGAAAAATACCGTGGAAGCAACTGCTCCTATCCCCTCATCCGATTCAAGCGTCCGGACGGCTTCCTCGAGCCAGTTTTTATCAGCATATCCATCATTATCCATATAGGCAATGATGTCTCCCTTGGCATGGAGGAAGCCAAGGTTGCGGCCTCTTGGCACCCCTAGGTTCCTTTTGCTACTGACCACGGAGACTTTCCCAGTACTCAGGTACTCCTCAAGGATGACAAGGCTTCCGTCCGAGGAGCCGTTGTCGACCACAATAATCTCGAAGTTGGAATACGTCTGCTTCAATAGATGATCGAGGCATTTTCTGATGATCTTCTCACCGTTGAGGTTCAGGATGATGATGCTAACAGTCTTCGACTCCACATCAGCCCCTATTTCTTCCCAATCACCGCATAATCGGAGCTACCATAAAGCAGCTTGTTGAGATACTCGGTC
Proteins encoded:
- a CDS encoding glycosyltransferase family 4 protein, which encodes MRALHIFPFFGPDLIHGAEYHEYMLSKKLVEVGVEVDVLTTRSKKAEPTSAFSLKWVNEYDEGFEKADDIDIYRFPATFSIPAAMGHVISRLMFRRWQREEGRYGIMIKGSKNLIDYYFQRAVTRPFIYDWLSLLGRGPFSFPLLARIIRSIKRYDVLLVGFMPFAMIWQITHIARVFKKPVVILALFHPDDIYHHFRAYYRCFSKADAILAQTPYSAELFRRLFPGSKPIQVGPGVDDKVFTDPGISGECFRAKYGLVGKKIILFVGRKEPSKRYDLAIEAIDLIDDERVKLVMVGNDVDRKPILSSNVLYLGKVPRGDLLNAYDACDVFLLPSEYESFGMVFLEAWMRKKPVIGNAFCKSVASVIEDGEDGYLCASAEEIAERSAWLISNPALAKRLGEAGYKKVVEHHTWDVVGRNVYDLYGQIVGGSWPASNAQAEMSRSDCIHRGVRGSVQKSFSSGSGLGSTTAVLLPPTAQIIQ
- a CDS encoding glycosyltransferase family 2 protein; translated protein: MESKTVSIIILNLNGEKIIRKCLDHLLKQTYSNFEIIVVDNGSSDGSLVILEEYLSTGKVSVVSSKRNLGVPRGRNLGFLHAKGDIIAYMDNDGYADKNWLEEAVRTLESDEGIGAVASTVFFNKKKIILNGAGGTINLQGYGGDFFFNAPYEFAQFPYEVLYSMAIGMVIRRSVMDQCGPLDPLPIKWYEDTELGIRIWKLGFRVVVSPNAWVDHDIGHSDQFLPDKIYLCEKARIRTVLKYYPLSQLPYWFLREFCHFLHHLKFRWSIPVKAWAWNLFHLPSALKWRLRFTFKRGSFWHLIHPSWRFFPPPVPNNLAFQPDLRRAGSRLISDGTTDLWQLNFGWYDLERDGLISYRWIEPQASAFFHFTSPIRSFSIMLRTPWAQQEVKVVLRRLGEIEPELEVSFTASSSWEERVCSLNLEGGFYELILVTERGFVDPFRRTVGIAVSSVIFW